The Thermobispora bispora DSM 43833 genome window below encodes:
- the pglX gene encoding BREX-2 system adenine-specific DNA-methyltransferase PglX, whose product MTVVPAALLKDLQRQVTLVAEDLRRQAERVPELGARLEGMYRAANEVGRTGETWNAWLTAQSEQAASSWVVACTFIRFCEDNDLTAHRWIASRDANGNATTEAADAEAAWIRRNPRLTAREWLREAFTWLRATRAGQALFPDTDFVWWWDISADMADALIAAFRRRDADGVRLAHDFHSPELDTRFLGDLYQDLSEHVRKRYALLQTPEFIGDFILDRTLTPAIDDFGLDGLKLIDPACGSGHFLLGAFDRLLQAWAAQAPGMDERVRVQKVLDSIHGVDINPTATAITKFRLMVAALQACGVTRLDDPGIPALRLNVATGDSLLYASKFGGRQTELQVQDGSLVAHRYDWEDIDRYPGILAHGRYHVVVGNPPYITVKDKALNLAYRDRYPTCHMKYALSVPFAELFFRLAVWDTERPGYVGQITANSFMKREFGKKLIEEFFAAKVELTHVIDTSGAYIPGHGTPTVILIGKNRDRNRLGTIRAVLGIRGEPSQPEDPRLGLVWRSISGHIDQPGTETEYVSVADLPREWFTAHPWTLGGGGSAQLQTLIESMAQVKLGELVESIGITCFTLEDDVYVFPERCLDRRMIPKDFRRPMVLGDGLRDWGISVNGSISVFPYDFNFLPVEVENERVLYLHFWPYRTNLSKNIMFGGRTKVAAGLRWSEFGRLTVNKLRTPLSITFAFVATHNHFVLDRGGKVFKQSAPVIKLPREKTEDEHLRLLGLLNSSTACFWLKQVSYPKGGDPIGDEGARVSLEGWSDRYEFTGTKLQDFPIPEGAPLERARRLDALAQELATVMPQHVCARGVPSREALAEARRRYHEIRAEMIAVQEELDWEVYKLYGILDEDLTYDGDDLPGLALGQRAFEIVLGRKVLDGEVETQWFARHGSTPIRDIPAEWPQAYRELVQRRIEMIENKPLIGLVERPEYKRRWAAEPYEKMQAEALRTWLLDRLEDRRLWFDEAEHPRALSAAQLADLVRTDADFRQVLDLYLGRPDYDITAEVAALLKDEHVPYLAAYRYTESGLRKRQDWEHVWALQRREDAGEKVEIPVPPKYGPKDFAAQSYWRHRGKLDVPKERFIGYPGAERDGDPTPVYGWAGWDHLQQAKALASLIIERGYPTGDPRVTPLLAGIAELEPWLHQWHNQYDAVYGEPPAGFFTRWLETKLTEHGLTREALAAWRPETKQRGRRARKGA is encoded by the coding sequence GTGACTGTTGTCCCCGCTGCGCTGCTCAAGGACCTTCAGCGGCAGGTGACGCTCGTCGCCGAGGACCTGCGGCGGCAGGCCGAGCGGGTGCCCGAGCTCGGCGCGCGTCTGGAGGGGATGTACCGAGCCGCGAATGAGGTCGGCCGGACAGGCGAGACCTGGAACGCCTGGCTCACTGCGCAGAGCGAGCAGGCGGCGTCGTCGTGGGTGGTCGCCTGCACGTTCATCCGGTTCTGCGAGGACAACGACCTCACCGCGCACCGCTGGATCGCCTCCCGCGATGCGAACGGTAACGCGACCACCGAGGCGGCCGACGCCGAGGCCGCCTGGATCCGGCGCAACCCCCGGCTGACCGCCCGCGAGTGGCTCCGCGAGGCGTTCACCTGGTTGCGCGCGACCCGGGCCGGGCAGGCGCTCTTCCCGGACACGGACTTCGTCTGGTGGTGGGACATCTCCGCCGACATGGCCGATGCGCTGATCGCCGCGTTCCGGCGGCGTGACGCCGACGGTGTGCGGCTGGCCCACGACTTCCACAGCCCCGAGCTCGACACCCGGTTCCTCGGCGACCTCTACCAGGACCTCTCCGAGCATGTGCGCAAGCGCTACGCGTTGCTGCAGACCCCCGAGTTCATCGGGGACTTCATCCTCGACCGGACGCTCACCCCCGCGATCGACGACTTCGGGCTGGACGGGCTCAAGCTGATCGACCCGGCCTGCGGCTCGGGTCACTTCCTCCTCGGGGCGTTCGACCGGCTGCTCCAGGCCTGGGCCGCGCAGGCCCCGGGGATGGATGAGCGGGTCCGGGTGCAGAAGGTGCTCGACAGCATCCACGGCGTCGACATCAACCCGACCGCGACCGCGATCACGAAGTTCCGGCTCATGGTGGCGGCGCTCCAGGCGTGCGGGGTCACCCGGCTCGACGACCCCGGCATCCCCGCGCTGCGGCTCAACGTCGCCACCGGCGACTCGCTGCTGTATGCCAGCAAGTTCGGCGGCCGGCAGACCGAACTCCAGGTGCAGGACGGCTCACTCGTCGCGCACCGGTACGACTGGGAGGACATCGACCGGTACCCGGGAATCCTCGCGCACGGCCGCTACCACGTGGTCGTCGGCAACCCGCCGTACATCACGGTCAAGGACAAGGCGCTCAACCTGGCGTACCGCGATCGGTATCCCACCTGCCATATGAAGTACGCGCTGTCCGTGCCGTTCGCGGAGCTGTTCTTCCGGCTCGCGGTATGGGATACCGAGCGGCCCGGTTACGTCGGCCAGATCACCGCGAACTCCTTCATGAAGCGGGAGTTCGGCAAGAAGCTGATCGAGGAGTTCTTCGCGGCGAAGGTCGAACTGACCCACGTCATCGACACCTCAGGCGCGTACATCCCAGGCCATGGAACGCCCACGGTGATCCTGATCGGCAAGAACCGCGATCGGAATCGCCTCGGCACGATTCGCGCTGTGCTTGGGATCCGCGGTGAGCCATCTCAGCCTGAGGATCCACGACTGGGCTTGGTGTGGAGATCGATTAGTGGTCATATCGATCAGCCTGGTACGGAAACCGAATATGTATCCGTTGCCGATTTACCGCGCGAATGGTTCACCGCGCATCCATGGACGCTGGGCGGTGGGGGCAGTGCTCAGCTGCAGACGCTTATTGAGTCGATGGCGCAGGTGAAGCTAGGCGAGCTAGTCGAATCTATAGGAATTACCTGTTTCACGCTGGAAGATGATGTCTACGTTTTTCCGGAACGGTGTCTCGATCGGCGTATGATTCCTAAAGATTTTCGGCGTCCCATGGTGCTTGGTGATGGCCTTCGTGATTGGGGTATTAGTGTAAATGGCTCTATTTCTGTATTTCCTTATGACTTTAATTTTCTTCCTGTGGAAGTTGAAAATGAAAGAGTGCTTTATCTGCATTTTTGGCCCTATAGAACAAATCTTAGTAAAAATATCATGTTCGGGGGGAGGACGAAGGTGGCGGCTGGACTCCGATGGAGTGAATTTGGTCGCCTAACAGTGAACAAGCTACGGACGCCCCTCTCAATTACATTTGCGTTTGTGGCGACGCACAACCACTTCGTGCTTGATCGGGGTGGGAAGGTCTTCAAGCAGTCCGCGCCGGTGATCAAATTGCCCCGCGAGAAAACGGAAGACGAACACCTACGCCTTCTTGGTCTACTCAACTCTTCCACTGCCTGTTTTTGGCTTAAGCAGGTAAGTTATCCGAAGGGCGGTGACCCGATCGGCGATGAGGGCGCGCGGGTCAGCCTTGAGGGGTGGTCAGATCGATACGAGTTCACTGGCACCAAACTGCAGGATTTCCCGATCCCCGAAGGTGCACCACTGGAGCGAGCGCGTCGGCTGGACGCCCTGGCGCAGGAGCTTGCCACGGTGATGCCTCAGCACGTCTGCGCGCGGGGTGTGCCCTCCCGTGAGGCGCTCGCCGAGGCCCGGCGGCGCTACCACGAGATCCGCGCGGAGATGATCGCGGTCCAGGAGGAGCTCGACTGGGAGGTCTACAAGCTCTACGGCATCCTCGACGAGGACCTCACTTACGACGGCGACGACCTGCCCGGCCTGGCCCTCGGGCAGCGGGCGTTCGAGATCGTCCTCGGGCGCAAGGTGCTCGACGGCGAGGTCGAGACGCAGTGGTTCGCCCGGCACGGCTCCACCCCGATCCGCGACATCCCTGCCGAGTGGCCGCAAGCCTACCGCGAGCTGGTGCAGCGGCGGATCGAGATGATCGAGAACAAGCCGCTCATCGGCCTGGTCGAGCGCCCCGAGTACAAGCGGCGCTGGGCCGCCGAGCCGTACGAGAAGATGCAGGCCGAGGCGCTGCGCACCTGGCTGCTCGATCGGCTGGAGGACCGGCGCCTGTGGTTCGACGAAGCGGAACACCCCCGGGCGCTGAGCGCGGCCCAGCTCGCCGACCTGGTGCGCACGGACGCCGACTTCCGCCAGGTGCTCGACCTCTACCTGGGCCGCCCCGACTACGACATCACCGCCGAGGTGGCCGCGCTGCTCAAGGACGAGCACGTGCCGTACCTCGCCGCCTACCGCTACACCGAGAGCGGCCTGCGCAAGCGCCAGGACTGGGAGCACGTGTGGGCCCTGCAGCGCCGGGAGGACGCGGGGGAGAAGGTCGAGATTCCGGTGCCGCCCAAGTACGGCCCGAAGGACTTCGCCGCCCAGAGCTACTGGCGGCACCGCGGCAAGCTCGACGTGCCCAAGGAACGTTTCATCGGCTACCCGGGGGCCGAGCGCGACGGTGACCCCACCCCCGTGTACGGCTGGGCCGGCTGGGACCACCTGCAGCAGGCGAAGGCCCTGGCCAGCCTCATCATCGAGCGCGGCTACCCCACGGGCGATCCGCGGGTGACCCCGCTGCTCGCCGGGATCGCCGAGCTCGAGCCGTGGCTGCACCAGTGGCACAACCAGTACGACGCCGTCTACGGCGAGCCCCCGGCCGGCTTCTTCACCCGGTGGCTGGAGACCAAGCTCACCGAGCACGGCCTGACCCGTGAGGCGCTCGCCGCGTGGCGCCCCGAGACCAAGCAGCGCGGCCGGCGCGCGAGGAAGGGAGCCTGA
- the pglW gene encoding BREX system serine/threonine kinase PglW, translating to MEPGSKRWIEVTPSQHAHERGGLAAIRALLPDAEPYRAWSNFTFTTKGNRQYEVDLLVIGKAGIFLLELKHWSGTITGDHQTWFHNGFAEDNPRILAESKAKHFKQLLIETGERAVPFVYAGVVLHNPEAQVRLTERGRAGVYRIDGQGPAGLPELIKDLITAEPRNPHHLIDAKRSQDLAKLIKKAGVRQSMQFRKVGNLLLAEDPIAEGPGWQDYLAKHPMLDRPRRVRFYLVNKAASPNERAAIMRAAQREFIVLENLNHPGIARAIEFYEHERGPAVVFDHDPTETRLDHFMRQKGAALTVEQRVDLVRTLAQTLRYAHSRRLVHRRLSPLSVFVRNLAQGKYGVRVRDWHTAGRLMPGTPGHRAQVAGTRTLDALTDKGAHGYIAPETLHSPDADPILADIFGLGAVSYLIFTGAAPAESSEQLHQRLARERGLDVRVALDGAPQAMVDLVHDATAADADLRIASVDEFVERLERLAQEVTAEQAAAEQVDPLEAVAGSRIGPADDPTRFEVIQRLGQGSTALALLVKDPVHGQAVLKVAIDEEDARQRLLDEAEVLPLARDPRVVRCLEGPMTVGGRTALLLEDAGRETLAALIRREGRLSLDFLARWGTDLLDILAALDLAGINHRDIKPDNLAFRELGKNREVHLTLFDFSLSRAPLEQTAVGTPPYLDPFFDPVHRPRYDAAAERYAAAVTLYEMATGQTPIYGSGTSHPAVIDSDVTIDPEDFEPGPARDPLIAFLRKALARDVKQRHDSIESMRLEWRAVFEAVPPAAATPASVNPVTGKELDEAAARATLDTPIAAAGLTPRAVDALHRIDVRTVRDLLARSPFELSRLSGVADPTKREIRRRAKQWRARLQPATPEPIGTGEPADDLGRGVDAVLRSLLPKGVKPDTAEAQVLRCYLGLEETESAWPTNAELGEAAGVTAGRVSQILPKARKRWRQSKALAEVRDEIVHLVTEAGGVLSAEAIAETLLTLRGSAAAGDQRMRRALGLVRTAVEVEAERGGEARLLHRRTRNSAIVALEEPTDPDAVAGTDLLDYAVRLGRVADRLAAEDPLPTAEQTEAQLRKVRLPQGMAELPAERLAALAAAASERAAANGRGEIYPDGLDPRRALERLSSSFGVIRYGLTPDQLKARIRVRYPRVGPLPDDLQDLDALLRLARVPLVFQDGVFWPRRDVQSSVLVPSTHGSFTRLAGPVADRDSADFERRLTASLEERGFVTISASFRAYPEAIRALAGRFGVEVVDVTAELLVAMRTTAEANNVDWSLVLRADRPDAAPQDAANLRLLVGLAATGLEERLRTDPRPLLIIEAAPLARYDRLAVLEQLADKATDRPAARWLLVPVEQDGRPYLDNRPAPGALGAVRLPSAWLVQQRRQAAS from the coding sequence GTGGAACCCGGTAGCAAGCGCTGGATCGAGGTCACCCCTTCACAGCACGCCCACGAGCGGGGCGGCCTCGCCGCCATCCGGGCACTCCTGCCGGACGCCGAGCCGTACCGCGCCTGGAGCAACTTCACCTTCACCACCAAGGGCAACCGGCAGTACGAGGTCGACCTGCTCGTCATCGGCAAGGCCGGCATCTTCCTGCTGGAGCTGAAGCACTGGTCCGGCACCATCACGGGCGACCACCAGACCTGGTTCCACAACGGGTTCGCCGAGGACAACCCGCGCATCCTGGCGGAGAGCAAGGCCAAGCACTTCAAACAGCTCCTCATCGAGACCGGCGAGCGGGCCGTACCGTTCGTCTACGCGGGCGTGGTGCTGCACAACCCCGAAGCCCAGGTACGGCTCACCGAGCGCGGCCGGGCCGGGGTCTACCGGATCGACGGTCAAGGCCCGGCCGGCCTGCCTGAGCTGATCAAAGACCTCATCACCGCCGAACCGCGCAACCCCCACCACCTGATCGACGCCAAGCGCTCCCAGGACCTCGCCAAGTTGATCAAGAAGGCGGGGGTACGGCAGAGCATGCAGTTCCGCAAGGTCGGCAACCTGCTGCTCGCCGAAGACCCGATCGCGGAAGGGCCGGGCTGGCAGGACTACCTGGCCAAGCATCCGATGCTCGACCGGCCGCGCCGCGTCCGCTTCTACCTGGTGAACAAGGCCGCCTCACCGAACGAACGGGCCGCGATCATGCGGGCCGCCCAGCGCGAGTTCATCGTGCTGGAGAACCTCAACCACCCCGGCATCGCGCGGGCCATCGAGTTCTACGAGCACGAACGCGGCCCGGCGGTGGTGTTCGATCACGACCCGACCGAGACGCGCCTCGACCACTTCATGCGGCAGAAGGGCGCGGCACTCACCGTCGAACAGCGCGTCGACCTGGTCCGCACGCTCGCCCAGACACTCCGCTACGCGCACTCCCGGCGGCTCGTGCACCGCCGGCTCAGCCCGCTATCGGTGTTCGTCCGCAACCTCGCCCAGGGCAAGTACGGCGTGCGGGTGAGGGACTGGCACACCGCCGGCCGGCTGATGCCCGGCACGCCCGGCCATCGTGCACAGGTCGCGGGCACCCGCACCCTCGACGCCCTGACCGACAAGGGCGCACATGGCTACATCGCCCCCGAGACGCTGCACAGCCCGGACGCGGACCCGATCCTCGCCGACATCTTCGGGCTCGGTGCCGTCTCCTACCTGATCTTCACTGGTGCCGCCCCCGCCGAGTCGAGCGAGCAGCTCCACCAGCGGCTCGCCCGCGAACGCGGCCTGGACGTCCGGGTCGCCCTGGACGGCGCCCCGCAGGCCATGGTCGACCTGGTCCACGACGCCACCGCCGCCGACGCCGACCTGCGCATCGCGTCCGTGGACGAGTTCGTCGAGCGCCTGGAGCGGCTCGCCCAGGAGGTCACCGCCGAGCAGGCCGCCGCCGAGCAGGTCGATCCGCTCGAGGCGGTGGCGGGGTCGCGGATCGGCCCCGCCGACGATCCGACCCGGTTCGAGGTGATCCAGCGGCTCGGCCAGGGCTCCACCGCGCTCGCCCTGCTGGTCAAGGACCCGGTGCACGGCCAGGCGGTGCTCAAGGTCGCCATCGACGAGGAGGACGCGCGGCAGCGGCTGCTCGATGAAGCCGAGGTGCTCCCCCTGGCCCGGGACCCACGCGTGGTGCGCTGCCTCGAAGGGCCGATGACGGTGGGCGGACGCACCGCCCTGCTGCTGGAGGACGCCGGGCGGGAAACCCTGGCCGCCCTCATCCGCCGGGAAGGCCGGCTCTCCCTGGACTTCCTCGCCCGGTGGGGCACCGACCTGCTCGACATCCTCGCCGCGCTCGACCTGGCCGGCATCAACCACCGCGACATCAAGCCGGACAACCTCGCCTTCCGGGAGCTGGGCAAGAACCGCGAGGTCCACCTCACCCTCTTCGACTTCTCCTTGTCGCGGGCCCCGCTGGAGCAGACCGCCGTCGGCACCCCGCCGTACCTCGACCCGTTCTTCGACCCGGTGCACCGGCCCCGCTACGACGCGGCGGCCGAGCGCTACGCCGCCGCGGTCACGCTCTACGAGATGGCCACCGGCCAGACCCCGATCTACGGTTCGGGGACCAGCCACCCGGCCGTGATCGACAGCGATGTCACGATCGATCCGGAGGACTTCGAGCCCGGGCCGGCTCGCGACCCGCTCATCGCGTTCCTCCGCAAGGCGCTCGCTCGCGATGTCAAGCAGCGCCATGACTCGATCGAGAGCATGCGCCTCGAGTGGCGGGCGGTGTTCGAGGCGGTGCCGCCCGCGGCCGCCACGCCGGCGAGCGTCAACCCGGTCACCGGCAAGGAGCTCGACGAGGCGGCCGCCCGTGCCACGCTGGACACGCCGATCGCCGCGGCCGGCCTCACCCCGCGCGCGGTCGACGCGCTGCACCGGATCGACGTCCGCACGGTGCGGGACCTGCTCGCGCGCTCGCCCTTCGAGCTCTCCCGCCTCTCCGGCGTCGCCGACCCGACGAAGCGGGAGATCAGGCGCCGGGCCAAGCAGTGGCGGGCCCGGCTCCAGCCGGCCACGCCGGAGCCCATCGGCACGGGTGAACCGGCGGACGATCTCGGGCGCGGGGTCGACGCGGTGCTCCGCTCGCTACTCCCCAAGGGGGTGAAGCCGGACACCGCGGAGGCCCAGGTGCTGCGCTGCTACCTCGGGCTGGAGGAAACCGAGTCCGCCTGGCCGACCAACGCGGAGCTCGGCGAGGCCGCCGGGGTGACCGCGGGCCGGGTGAGCCAGATCCTGCCCAAAGCTCGCAAGCGCTGGCGGCAGAGCAAGGCCCTCGCCGAGGTGCGTGACGAGATCGTCCACCTGGTGACCGAGGCGGGCGGGGTGCTCTCCGCCGAGGCGATCGCCGAGACCCTGCTCACGCTGCGCGGGTCGGCGGCCGCGGGCGACCAGCGGATGCGGCGGGCGCTGGGACTGGTGCGCACCGCGGTCGAGGTAGAGGCCGAACGGGGCGGGGAGGCACGCCTGCTGCACCGGCGCACCCGCAACTCCGCGATCGTCGCCCTGGAGGAACCCACCGACCCGGACGCGGTGGCGGGCACCGACCTGCTCGACTACGCGGTACGGCTCGGCCGGGTCGCCGACCGCCTGGCCGCCGAGGACCCCTTGCCGACGGCCGAGCAGACCGAGGCCCAGCTCCGCAAGGTCCGGCTGCCGCAGGGCATGGCGGAGCTGCCGGCCGAGCGGCTCGCCGCCCTCGCCGCGGCGGCCTCGGAGCGCGCCGCGGCAAACGGACGCGGTGAGATCTACCCCGACGGCCTCGACCCGCGGCGGGCTTTGGAGCGGCTCTCCTCCTCCTTCGGCGTGATCCGGTACGGCCTGACCCCGGACCAGCTCAAGGCCCGGATCCGCGTCCGCTACCCGCGCGTCGGCCCGCTCCCGGACGACCTGCAGGACCTCGACGCCCTGCTCCGGCTCGCCAGGGTGCCGCTCGTCTTCCAGGACGGGGTGTTCTGGCCGCGGCGGGACGTGCAGAGCAGCGTGCTGGTGCCGTCGACGCACGGGTCGTTCACCCGCCTCGCCGGTCCGGTGGCCGATCGGGACTCCGCCGACTTCGAGCGGCGCCTGACGGCGTCGCTGGAGGAGCGGGGTTTCGTCACGATCAGCGCGAGCTTCCGGGCGTACCCGGAGGCGATCCGCGCGCTGGCCGGCCGGTTCGGGGTCGAGGTGGTGGACGTGACCGCCGAGCTGCTGGTCGCGATGCGGACCACCGCTGAGGCGAACAACGTGGACTGGTCGCTCGTGCTGCGGGCCGACCGGCCGGACGCCGCCCCGCAGGACGCGGCCAACCTCCGCCTGCTGGTCGGCCTCGCCGCAACCGGCCTGGAGGAGCGCCTGCGCACCGACCCGCGGCCGTTGCTCATCATCGAGGCCGCCCCGCTCGCCCGGTACGACCGGCTCGCCGTGCTGGAGCAGCTCGCCGACAAGGCGACGGACCGGCCGGCCGCCCGTTGGCTGCTGGTCCCGGTGGAGCAGGACGGCCGGCCGTACCTCGACAACCGGCCCGCCCCGGGCGCGCTCGGCGCGGTACGGCTTCCGTCGGCTTGGCTGGTGCAGCAGCGGCGGCAAGCGGCCTCCTGA
- a CDS encoding Hsp70 family protein, whose protein sequence is MSTGIDFGTTNSVVAQWNGTDVEVLTLDSEHLEDEWFYPSFEYLFPTIIGESSLRLGTLFGWEAKLRANRVIEACKRMLRDDGTVALRDRRVSATAAAAGVFKAMRERAEENLTTIDSAVITVPANAKGGARYRTRAAARAAGIQVKTLLNEPTAAALSYMHDIQDEGMIMVFDWGGGTIDVTILEHRDGVFEERASRGLTQLGGLEIDKRLRELIIRKIGRLPELSLEEERQFALAVERTKIRLSTEETVLTRVPGVKRLIEVSRPELEDAIQPLVEQALQPVRMCLNDLGLAPTAITDILLIGGTSQMPCVRAAVERLMDAEAVPAEICHPMTAVARGAAIAAAILDKKLDSYLQVSSMYALGTAVYESEHGDRKVFSEIIKARSPLPIREKKNYSPKTDFQPEVNIEIWEADPDKPLSDPENFQLTTLNVRYPEPLPRNQASFTLEYTYQRDGLLHVKATLDRDGRVLVDQEISDFTHGGSISIDEIRRQMTALEGLPAHPSPAAARPPTTGQAARAAAPAPGRIPAGTPGTPGGGARSGPRALVVDGSNIAWLGRDAKADDSPSLAQLLEAVAALREQFPGATVDVIVDAALIHQLEEGERDELKRHIRSGLITPVPAGTSGKADRLVATLAERKNAVVVTNDSYKELQHEFPWLHEPGRVLGASNPGGEWIFLPRHPVRRRSDASGR, encoded by the coding sequence ATGTCCACTGGAATCGATTTCGGCACCACGAATTCCGTCGTCGCCCAATGGAACGGGACGGATGTCGAGGTGCTCACCCTGGACAGCGAGCACCTCGAAGACGAATGGTTCTACCCCTCGTTCGAATACCTCTTCCCCACCATCATCGGTGAGAGCTCCCTGCGCCTCGGCACGCTGTTCGGCTGGGAGGCCAAGCTCCGCGCGAACCGGGTGATCGAGGCGTGCAAGCGCATGCTGCGCGACGACGGCACGGTGGCCCTCCGCGACCGCCGGGTGTCGGCGACCGCGGCCGCCGCCGGGGTTTTCAAGGCGATGCGCGAGCGGGCGGAGGAGAACCTCACCACCATCGACAGCGCGGTCATCACCGTGCCGGCCAACGCGAAGGGCGGAGCCCGGTATCGCACCCGCGCCGCCGCGCGCGCCGCGGGCATCCAGGTCAAGACCCTGCTCAACGAGCCGACCGCCGCGGCGCTCTCCTACATGCACGACATCCAGGACGAAGGCATGATCATGGTCTTCGACTGGGGCGGCGGCACCATCGACGTCACCATCCTCGAGCACCGGGATGGCGTGTTCGAGGAGCGCGCGTCGCGTGGGCTCACCCAGCTGGGAGGCCTGGAGATCGACAAGCGGCTGCGCGAGCTGATCATCCGGAAGATCGGCCGCCTACCCGAGCTGTCCCTGGAGGAGGAGCGGCAGTTCGCGCTCGCGGTGGAGCGGACGAAGATCCGCCTGTCGACGGAGGAGACGGTCCTCACCCGGGTCCCCGGGGTCAAGCGGTTGATCGAGGTGTCCCGGCCAGAGCTGGAGGACGCCATCCAGCCACTCGTCGAGCAGGCCCTCCAGCCGGTCCGGATGTGCCTCAACGATCTCGGCTTGGCGCCCACCGCCATCACCGACATCCTCCTCATCGGGGGCACGAGCCAGATGCCGTGCGTGCGCGCCGCGGTCGAGCGGCTAATGGACGCCGAGGCCGTGCCGGCCGAGATCTGCCACCCGATGACCGCGGTGGCCCGTGGGGCGGCGATCGCCGCAGCGATCCTGGACAAGAAGCTCGACAGCTACCTGCAGGTCTCCTCCATGTACGCGCTCGGCACCGCCGTCTACGAAAGCGAGCACGGTGACCGGAAGGTCTTCAGCGAGATCATCAAGGCGCGGTCGCCGCTGCCCATCCGGGAGAAGAAGAACTACTCCCCCAAAACGGATTTCCAGCCCGAGGTGAACATCGAGATCTGGGAGGCCGATCCAGACAAGCCCCTGTCTGACCCTGAGAACTTCCAGCTCACCACGCTGAACGTCCGGTACCCGGAGCCCCTCCCCCGCAATCAGGCCTCCTTCACGCTCGAATACACCTACCAGCGGGACGGCTTGCTCCACGTAAAGGCCACCCTCGACCGGGACGGCCGGGTGCTGGTCGACCAGGAGATCTCCGACTTCACCCACGGCGGGTCCATCTCCATCGACGAGATCCGGCGGCAGATGACCGCGCTGGAAGGGCTCCCAGCCCACCCGTCCCCCGCCGCGGCCCGGCCGCCGACCACGGGCCAGGCCGCCCGGGCGGCCGCGCCCGCACCGGGCCGCATTCCGGCCGGGACACCCGGCACCCCGGGCGGCGGGGCGCGCTCCGGCCCTCGGGCGCTCGTGGTCGACGGGTCGAACATCGCCTGGTTGGGGCGCGACGCGAAGGCCGACGACTCCCCCAGCCTGGCGCAGCTCCTCGAGGCGGTGGCCGCGCTGCGGGAGCAGTTCCCCGGGGCCACCGTCGACGTGATCGTGGACGCCGCCCTGATCCACCAGCTCGAGGAGGGCGAACGCGACGAGCTCAAGAGGCACATCCGTTCCGGCCTCATCACCCCAGTACCCGCGGGCACGAGCGGAAAAGCCGATCGGCTGGTCGCCACCCTGGCCGAGCGCAAGAACGCCGTGGTGGTGACGAACGACAGCTACAAGGAGCTGCAGCACGAGTTCCCCTGGCTGCACGAACCCGGGCGCGTCCTCGGCGCCAGCAATCCGGGCGGAGAATGGATCTTCCTCCCCCGGCATCCCGTCCGGCGCCGGTCCGACGCCAGCGGGCGATGA